A stretch of the Lolium perenne isolate Kyuss_39 chromosome 3, Kyuss_2.0, whole genome shotgun sequence genome encodes the following:
- the LOC127342964 gene encoding wall-associated receptor kinase 5-like gives MTRPPDCPSKCGNVSIPYPFGIGVGCFQGAFSVTCNKTQAYLASTGLRLLEINLTLGEVRVQNPFISMYCNNTDDPGDSIGYGALKSILSLDPFHKVSITKNKLTYIGCSELAMMVGAGTDNEYLTVSSCFSYCTNATNFNNKDDKECRGKGCCQTSFAGNISSFYTETTPILIYSSGVQSSFGPCSYSFVVEEEWFKFDRSYVNSSTNSTSLYPDGVPLVLDWVVGSEICSEAINKGPRYLCQAKNSSCVDVSNGPGYRCNCSSGYEGNPYLQDGCRDINECDPQNKPLYPCKGECTNTDGNYTCTCPSGYRSDDAKIYDCVKADTSTPPKKIADTSTARNMAIGISASIVFLMVCIFALHAEYQKRKLAKEKDRFFDQNGGQILYHQIMSKQVDTLKIYTQEDLKKATNDFDESTELGRGGHGTVYKGILKDNRVVAVKRSKLMNATETNEFVQEIIILSQTNHRNVVRLLGCCLEVEVPILVYEFISNGTLFEFIHGRGNNYESPSPSLDTRLRIAQESAEALSYLHLSTNHPIVHGDVKSMNILLDENYMAKVTDFGASRALPKDEIQFMTLVQGTLGYLDPEYLQERQLTDKSDVYSFGVVLLELITGKTAIYQDGAKQGKSLVSSFMLAMKEGNLQGILDASIVHVGMETLLREVAELARLCLAASSEDRPSMTQVADKLKALRSTWRKKLVVGHSVVRFASAASAPPSSSTFSRETHMTGIGIQTPR, from the exons ATGACGCGGCCGCCTGATTGCCCAAGCAAGTGTGGCAACGTCAGCATCCCGTACCCGTTTGGCATCGGAGTGGGCTGCTTCCAAGGAGCCTTTAGTGTCACCTGCAATAAGACACAGGCATATCTGGCCTCAACTGGTCTTAGGTTATTGGAAATCAATCTTACCCTTGGCGAGGTTCGTGTTCAGAACCCATTTATATCAATGTATTGCAACAACACCGACGACCCCGGTGACAGCATTGGTTATGGAGCACTTAAGAGTATCTTAAGTTTGGATCCTTTTCATAAGGTTTCCATCACCAAAAACAAGTTGACATATATCGGGTGTTCTGAGCTTGCAATGATGGTGGGAGCCGGCACTGACAATGAGTACTTGACTGTCAGCTCATGCTTTTCGTATTGCACTAACGCAACAAACTTCAACAATAAGGATGACAAAGAGTGCCGTGGCAAGGGTTGCTGCCAAACCTCCTTTGCCGGAAATATCAGCTCATTCTACACCGAAACCACACCAATACTCATATACAGCTCTGGTGTTCAGTCGTCCTTCGGCCCATGCAGCTACTCATTTGTTGTTGAGGAGGAATGGTTCAAATTCGATCGTTCTTATGTTAACTCTTCCACAAATTCCACGAGTTTGTACCCAGATGGAGTCCCTTTGGTACTCGATTGGGTCGTTGGTAGTGAAATTTGTTCAGAAGCCATCAACAAGGGACCACGGTATCTCTGCCAAGCCAAGAATAGTTCATGTGTTGATGTGTCTAATGGCCCCGGTTACCGTTGTAACTGCTCTTCAGGTTATGAGGGTAATCCCTACCTACAAGATGGGTGCCGAG ATATCAATGAGTGCGACCCTCAAAATAAGCCCTTGTATCCTTGCAAAGGTGAGTGCACGAACACCGATGGAAACTACACATGTACATGCCCATCAGGGTATAGAAGCGACGATGCAAAGATCTATGATTGCGTTAAAGCTGACACAAGCACACCCCCAAAAAAAATTGCTGACACAAGCACAGCTCGGAACATGGCCATAG GCATATCCGCCAGCATCGTCTTCCTCATGGTCTGTATCTTTGCTCTGCATGCCGAGTATCAGAAAAGAAAGCTGGCAAAAGAGAAGGACAGATTCTTCGATCAGAATGGTGGTCAAATATTATACCATCAAATTATGTCAAAACAAGTCGATACATTGAAGATATACACGCAAGAAGACCTTAAGAAGGCTACAAATGATTTTGACGAGAGCACGGAGCTGGGTAGGGGCGGTCATGGCACTGTCTACAAGGGCATTCTCAAGGATAACCGGGTTGTAGCCGTGAAACGCTCAAAGCTCATGAATGCTACCGAAACCAACGAATTCGTGCAGGAGATTATTATACTTTCACAGACGAACCACCGGAATGTGGTAAGGCTTCTTGGGTGCTGCTTGGAGGTGGAGGTCCCCATACTGGTCTATGAGTTCATTTCCAACGGCACTCTCTTTGAGTTCATCCATGGCCGTGGTAATAATTATGAAAGTCCGTCTCCCTCGCTGGACACACGTCTCAGGATTGCTCAAGAATCAGCGGAAGCACTGTCCTATCTGCATCTGTCCACAAACCACCCTATTGTCCATGGTGATGTCAAGTCCATGAACATCCTCTTGGACGAAAACTACATGGCGAAGGTGACGGACTTTGGGGCATCAAGGGCGCTCCCCAAGGATGAGATTCAGTTCATGACGTTGGTCCAAGGCACCCTGGGTTACCTGGACCCCGAGTACCTGCAGGAGCGGCAGCTCACGGACAAGAGCGACGTTTACAGTTTCGGGGTGGTGCTGCTGGAGTTGATCACGGGGAAGACGGCGATCTACCAGGACGGCGCCAAGCAAGGCAAGAGCCTTGTGTCATCCTTCATGCTCGCGATGAAGGAGGGGAACCTCCAGGGCATCCTTGACGCCAGCATAGTGCACGTTGGGATGGAGACACTGCTCCGAGAAGTCGCCGAGCTGGCGAGGTTGTGCTTGGCCGCTAGTAGCGAAGATAGGCCTTCCATGACCCAGGTGGCCGACAAGCTTAAGGCCCTGCGAAGCACCTGGAGGAAAAAACTGGTGGTGGGGCATTCGGTCGTGCGCTTCGCATCTGCAGCTTCGGCACCTCCATCGTCGAGTACATTCTCCAGGGAGACGCACATGACTGGAATAGGTATCCAGACACCCAGATGA